From Desulforegula conservatrix Mb1Pa:
AGCAGAGTCTGCTATAACGAGATCAATATTCTTTCTGGATATCTCAACATTTTTGCCGGCTATTCCGCATTGGCTGGTTATAGCAAAACCCGTGAAAATGGGCTGCACCGCAGTTATATCCCATGAAAAATTTGTTTTATCTTCAACCGGTATGCGCATTCCGCTGCCTGATGAATAAGGCTGCTCATCAAATTGTGTAAGGCTGTAGCCGGCTGATATTTTTGGTATTTTTAGCGTTTCGGTCGCCTCGAGACTGTGCGAAGCCGCAGATGATGACTCTTTTGCCTCAATGATTCTCGGATTGTTTTCAATCGCCATTTCCACTGCTTTTTTCAGGTCAAGGCCGACTTTTTCAGATTTGACGCATGTTTCAGCCTGCGCCGAAGCAAGGCTGATTTTAAAAACAAAGAGGCATATGTTTAATAATATTAAACGTTTCATGGCAACCAGCTTATTTTTTAATTATAAATTTCGGAAAGGGTGCGCCGCAAAAGGCAGGCATCCATGGTATGCGAAGAATATTTTAAGCCTGTGTCAGGCATAACTGAAAGGTGTTGCTCGTTGATACTACATCTTTGCATTTTCAGATACTAATGGAATCCAGCCTGCTCCTGAAAGACGAGACCTGGCTTTTTGAGACCTTGTAAAACTTAACTTTCCCTGCGTTTTCGGTTTGTTTTTTAATCAGGAACTGCCAGAAAGATGTTTTTGTACTACTTGAGGGCCTCTTTCCCGCGGGAAAGCTCCGAGTTATGGTTGCATAATATACGACTTTGACTGGCCTGCCTGTTTTAGCAAGAAGGAACTCAATGACTATCTGGTCTTGATGCGACTGTAAAAGATATCCAATATCAGGTCTGTGGTAATTTCCATGCTGTCAGGATGTTCAACTATAGAAACAAGAATGCTGTTGACCATACCGTCTAGCGAAAGAGCAAGAAGCCATGGGTCAAAATAGGTGAAAATCTTTTCCTTGATTCCTTTTTCAAAAATTCCGGCAAGACGTTTTCTGATATCCTGGTGAAGCTGGCGAATTTCTCCTGTGAGTGCCGCTCTCAGGCTGATATTGATTTTCATGCTTTCAACAAAGAAGATACTAAAAAACTGCCTGTTTTCAGTATAAAGTCTGATTTTGGTGTCAACCCATCTTTTCAGTATCTCTTCAGGGGAGCCAGGAGAGTCGAGAACATCTTTAAGAATTTCATAGAATTCGGACGCCTTTTCGTTTACCATGGCTTTATATAATTCTTCTTTGTTTATGAAAAAATTATAAAGTGTTCCAACTGAAAACTCGGCCTTCTGGGCGATTTCATTCATTGAGGTCTGGTGGTAGCCTTTTTCTGAAATAAGGCTTAACGCCACATCCATGATGAATTTTTTTCTCTGTATTAGTTCTCTTTCCTTGCGTGATAGCTCAGACATATTTTTTTGATACCGGGTTATGTTAAAGTGAATTATAATTCACAAAATCAGATTGTCTTTCATGAACCATAATTTTCAATATTTGTCAATGTTTTATTAGCTAAACAGCGTTAATCAATCTCCAATTGAGGTGATGTATGGGGTTAAATGAGTTGTCCGCATTTCTTGAAAAATGTAATGCCTTTATAAAAAAACAGGAACAGGACGGTACAAAACCAAGCCCAGCCCTTGCCAGGAAAGCCCTTGATGCTCTTGCTTCGTACGCTGGGGAATCCCCAGAAATTGCGCTCACCGTCGATAGAAATATTGAGGCCGATGGAAGAGTTATTCCTGTAAGAATTTATCATTTCTCTCCTGAGAAGAAATTGCCTGTAATGCTTTTCCTCCACGGAGGAGGTCATATGTGTGGGAGCATAGATACATACGATGTTTTATGCAGAAAAATGTGTCTTTCAGCCGAATGCGTTCTTGTTTCCGTGGATTACAGATTGGCGCCGGAATTCCCATATCCTGCCGGATTAGACGACAGCAGAGAAATCTTATGCAGATTGAATGAGGTACTTGAAGGCATTAACGCTGATCATGAAGTCGTTGTGATAGCAGGAGACAGTGGCGGCGGCACATTTGCCGCAACATTGTCATCAGAAGGCATAGTTGCCGGAACTTCGCCATTGGCAGGCCAGATTCTGATTTATGCAAGTCTTGATTACACAAAATCATCAAACTCATACAACAAATACTCAAAAGGCTATTTTCTGGAGACTGAAAGGGTTTCATGGTATTTTGAAAATTATTTTAAGAATAACGAAGACCGAGTAAAGGCATCCCCTCTGTTCATGCCGACAGATACTGTGCCTCCAACCCTGATTATTTCTGCGGAATATGACCCCCTGGTTGGTGACTCCATGAAATATGGATTCCACCTTGCCGGCACAGGCGTCCATGTTGAATATGTTGAATATCCCGAAATGATCCATGCCTTTCTTTTTCTTGAAACCCTTATCCCTGAAATTGCGGAAGACGCTTATGCAAAGGCCGGTGATTTTTTTAAAAGAATGACAAGCCGACCATGAATAATTGACAATTAATTCAGAATTTTAAATTAAGAGGCATTGTTTTTCATGCACGGAGATGGGCAGCTTAATTATGACAAGGTCGCAAAAAGTTCTATTACTGTCATTCTGGAGCAGACCTGAATCCAAAAGTGACTGATATTACAAAGATGCCGGATCAAGTCTGGCATGATGCTTAAGCATTTTTTAAACTTTTTGCGACTCCACCAATTATAAAAGCCCTGCAAAGGCTTTCATGATTTCGAACCCGGCAATAACACAAAACAGATGCCTGCACGTGGTTAAAACCATGAAGGTTTGGGAAAGGCCTCTCAAATCACTTTTCAAGAGAGTTCCCCATAAATCAAGAAATATCTTCTCGCAATGGCAACCAATAACACAAAACTTATTCTGATTACCACTCTGCTTCAGCCATAGAAAGCATGGTTGATGGCATGGGTGGAGTCCTAAGAGCAACATAAATCAGTCTGTGAATCATGGACGGCAGATCATATCGGCGATTGAATCTGTACTGAAATTCTGCCAGGTACCGCGGAACATGCTTGCGATTAATTGCAT
This genomic window contains:
- a CDS encoding TetR/AcrR family transcriptional regulator → MSELSRKERELIQRKKFIMDVALSLISEKGYHQTSMNEIAQKAEFSVGTLYNFFINKEELYKAMVNEKASEFYEILKDVLDSPGSPEEILKRWVDTKIRLYTENRQFFSIFFVESMKINISLRAALTGEIRQLHQDIRKRLAGIFEKGIKEKIFTYFDPWLLALSLDGMVNSILVSIVEHPDSMEITTDLILDIFYSRIKTR
- a CDS encoding alpha/beta hydrolase fold domain-containing protein, coding for MGLNELSAFLEKCNAFIKKQEQDGTKPSPALARKALDALASYAGESPEIALTVDRNIEADGRVIPVRIYHFSPEKKLPVMLFLHGGGHMCGSIDTYDVLCRKMCLSAECVLVSVDYRLAPEFPYPAGLDDSREILCRLNEVLEGINADHEVVVIAGDSGGGTFAATLSSEGIVAGTSPLAGQILIYASLDYTKSSNSYNKYSKGYFLETERVSWYFENYFKNNEDRVKASPLFMPTDTVPPTLIISAEYDPLVGDSMKYGFHLAGTGVHVEYVEYPEMIHAFLFLETLIPEIAEDAYAKAGDFFKRMTSRP
- a CDS encoding transposase produces the protein GFQHEPHVTGGGKAAVEHPSFKWVNIILGNLKNALKGTYHAINRKHVPRYLAEFQYRFNRRYDLPSMIHRLIYVALRTPPMPSTMLSMAEAEW